A region of the Paraburkholderia flava genome:
TGGGCGCATGACGACGCCCCCGATGAGATCGCGCAGTTCTTCGTCAGCGAACTGCATCCGGAGCGCTTCTCCGATGCGTTCCAGAGCGCAGTGACGAACGTGGTCGGCACGTCGCGCGATCCGCTGACGTCCGCCGCCGTTACGCAACTGTGGGAACTCGAACGTGACGGCGTGTTGTCGCTCGATGCGGCACACGCATTGCTGCCGGTGATCGTCGGTGCATTTGCGCGTCAGCACGACGTGCCGTCGGAAGCGGACTACGCGGTGCTGCTCGCCGAATCGGCGGAAATGGCGTGGATCGCGACAGAAGGCAACGCGTTCAACCACGCGACCGATCGCGTTTCCGATGTGTTCGCGCTCGCCGATGAGGAGAAAGCGAAAGGTCGTCCGATGAAACCGGAAGTCGAACGTTCGCGTTCGGGTCGCGTGTTTCAGACCGCGTATCGCGCGGACATCGTGCGGCGCGAGTTTCGTGCGGCGGATGGTTCGCGCGTGACACGCGACGTGCCGGGCTCGTTCTACGAATTCATCACGCGCAAGCGCACATTCGATCAGGACACGCGCCGCTGGGAAACGGACTTGCGTTTCGACGCGGGTAACGCGCAGGGTATTTTCAGAATGACGGCAAGCGCAGCGGCCTGACGCTGCGCGATGAGGACATCGTCGACGTGAACGACGCACCGGCTGAGCAACTACCCGCCCGCGCGGTGCCTTATAACGGCACCGAGGCCGTGCTGCGCGCGCTTGAAGCGGATCTGCGCGGCACGTTACGCGGCGAAGTGCGTTTCGATGCGTCGGCGAAAGCGTTGTACGCATCCGATGCATCGAACTATCGACAGGTGCCGGTCGGCGTCGTCGTGCCCGCCGACGTCGACGATCTGGTTGCGGCGCTCGCCGCCTGCCGACGACACGACGTGCCATTCTTGCCGCGCGGCGGCGGCACGTCGCAGAACGGACAATGCGTGAACGTCGCGGTCGTCGCGGATGCGAGCAAGTATGTGAACCGCGTCGTCGTCGTGGACCTGGTCGAGCGGACCGCGATCGTCGAGCCTGGTGTGGTCTGCGACACGCTGCGCGACGCCGCCGAAAAACACGGCCTCACGTTCGCCCCCGATCCCGCGACGCACAGTCGCTGCACGCTCGGCGGCATGATTGCCAACAACTCGTGCGGCGCGCATTCGGTGATGGCGGGCAAGACCGTCGAAAACGTCGAAGCGCTCGAAGTACTGACCTACGATGGTGCCCGCTTCTGGACCGGCCCCACGTCCGACGACGAACTCGAACGGATCATCGCAGCCGGTGGCCGGCAGGGCGAAATCTACGCGGCATTGAAGGCATTGCGCGATCGATACGCCGACCTGATTCGCGCGAAGTTTCCGCAGATCAAGCGTCGCGTGTCCGGTTTCAATCTCGATCAACTGTTGCCCGAGAACGGCTTTAACGTCGCGCGTGCGCTCGTCGGAACCGAGGGCACGTGTGCTGTGACGCTGCAGGCGAAGGTGCGGCTCGTGCATAGCCCGGCGCAGCGCGTGCTCGTTGTCGTTGGATTCAAGGACATCTACACCGCGGCCGATGCCGTGCCGCATTTCATGCGCTGCTCGCCGATCGCGATCGAAGGACTCGATCGCGCGATCATTCGCGGTTTGCAGGCGCGTGGGTTGAAGCGCGAAGAGATTGCGCTGCTGCCTGCGGGCGATGCGTGGGTCGTGCTTGAGTTCGGCGCTGACACGCACGAAGATGCGCTGCGTCAGGCTCGCGACGCGTCGGCTTATTTCGCGTCCGGCGCAGCGGGTTCGGGCGTTTCGACGAAGCTCGTCGACGAACGCGCGCAGCAAGCGAAGGTCTGGTCGATCCGCGAGACAGGTGCGTCGGCGGTTTCGTTGTCGGTCGATCCGGCACGGCCCGATCCGGTCGTCGGCTGGGAGGATGCGGCGGTCGATCCACTGCGGCTCGGTGATTATCTGCGCGCGTTCCAGGCGCTGGTCGACCGCTACGGCTACGAGACCTGTCTGTACGGCCATTTCGGCGACGGCTGCGTGCACGCGCGCATCACGTTCGATCTGCGCTCGACTGAAGGCGTCGCGACGTGGCGCCGCTTCCTGCGCGAAGCGGCGGAACTGGTGGTCGAATTCGGTGGCTCGCTGTCGGGCGAACACGGCGACGGCCAGGCGAAAGCCGAATTCCTGCCGATCATGTACGGGCCGGAATTGATGCGCGCGATGCAGGCGTTCAAGGCGATCTGGGACCCTTCGAATCGACTGAATCCGGGCAAGGTCGTGAACGCGTATCGCGTCGACGACAATCTGCGGATGGGGCCGGCGTACCGTCCGGTGACGTGGCAGACGAAGCTCACGTTTGCGAGCCCTGAGGGCGACGGATTTCAGCGCGCGGTCGAGCGTTGCATCGGGATGGGCAAGTGCCGGTCGCTCGAAGGCGGCACGATGTGCCCAAGTTATCGCGGCACGCGCGAAGAAGCGCATTCGACGCGCGGCCGCGCGCATCTGCTGTGGGAGATGCTGCAAGGCGATGTGATCGAGGACGGCTGGCAGAGCCGCGAAGTGAAGGACGCGCTCGACACGTGTCTCGCGTGCAAGGGCTGCCGTTCCGATTGCCCGACGCATACCGACATGGCGTCGTACAAATCGGAGTTTCTCGCGCATTACTACACGTCGCATCGTCGGCCGCGCCAGGCGTGGTTCATGGGGCGCATCGGCGAATGGGCGCCGGTCGCAGCGCGGTTTCCACGCGCGACGAATTTTCTCTCATCGGCACCAGGGTTTTCGTCGCTCGGCAAGTGGGTTGCCGGTGTCGCGCAGACGCGTGCATTGCCGAAGTTCGCACCTCGGACTTACCGGCGCAGCGTGCGCGACGTATCGTCAACTTCGACGCGAACCGGCAACGAAGCTGAAATGCGCAAAGCGATCCTGTGGGTCGACACGTTCAACGACCACTTCTCGCCGGAGATCGCCGAGGCCGCCGCCGATGTGTTGACGCGACTCGGCTGGCAGGTCGTATTGCCGAAGCGCCGGCTGTGTTGTGGTCGACCGCTGTACGACTTCGGCCTGCTCGACCGCGCGCGCGAACTGCTCGCGACCATCCTCGATGATCTCGCCGATGACATCGCCGCAGGCGTGCCGCTCGTCGGGCTCGAACCCGGTTGCCTGTCGGTCTTCAAGGACGAATTGCTGAAGCAGATGCCGACGCATCCGCTCGCGCAGCAGCTCGCAGCGCAAACTTTTCTGTTCTCCGATTTCGTCGCGCGCGAGCCGTTCGACTGGCCGACGCTTGACGCCGACGTGGTCGTGCACGGGCACTGTCACCAGAAGGCGCTGTTCGGCATGCAGGGCGATACCGCGTTGCTCACGCGGCTCGGTGTGAAGTGGCGATTACTCGATACCGGCTGCTGCGGAATGGCCGGGTCGTTCGGCTTCGATGCACGGCATCGCGAGCTTTCCGATCGGATCGGCGAGGACGCGCTGTTTCCTGCGCTGCGCGAAGCGGGTCGCGACGTCGTCGTGCTGACCAACGGTTTCAGTTGCCGCGAGCAGATCGAGCAGGGCACAGGACGCCACGCGCTGCACATCGCGCAGCTGGCGCAGCGCGCGCTCGAAGGAGCCAAAGCATGAGTGTTTCGACTGCGAGCGGCTACTTCTTCGCCGGTTCGTTGCCGGGTTGCGGCAGGTCCGCGCTCGTCGCCATCCACAGCACTTCGGCGTCTTCGTCGCTGGTGGAGACGGCGGCATGACCGGTGCGGCTGTCGAAATAGATGCTGTCGCCCGCGTTCAGATGCGTGGGCGCGTACAGCTCCGAATACAGGCACACGGTGCCGCTGATCACGTAGAGAAATTCTTCGCCTTCATGACGGCCCCAGTCGTCGAATGCATCGAGCGTGTGCGCCGAGATGCGGATGCGAAACGGCAGCATCGCCTTGTGCGCGAGGTCGGTTGCGAGCAGTTCCATCTGGTAGCCGCGATACGCGTGCCGTTGACCCGCGTCCTTGCGCGTCAACGCACGGCGGCCGCCGGCACTGACCTTCGGCGTCGAGCCGAACAGCTCGCCGAGATCGATCTTCAGGCCGAGCACGATTTTCTGCAGCACATCAAAAGTGGGGGACATCAGGCCGTTTTCCACTTTCGACAGCGTGGAGCGCGACACGCCGCACAGGCGGCTCGCGGTTTCCAGCGTGAGGTCGTGCGCGAGCCGCGCGGCACGCACGCGGCGGCCGAGATCGGCGGTGGACGGCTCGTTGGGTTTGGTGATGTGGGTATCCATGGGGTGACCTCGGGCGTGCCCTCCCGGCACGCGATGTTTCCGATCATAGCATTGGCGAAGCGGCTGCCGGTCGTCTGCTGGCCGTTCGGCCAGGGTGTCGTGCGTGTCCCGTGTGGCGCGGTTCCGTATCGGGGTAAGTCCTGATCGGGCACAGCGCGGTTTTATTGTTTTTCGCCACGGAGCCGTCGATATAATCGATTCAAGTTCCGATAGGAAATTTTGTCGACGATAAGAAATTCGGTCGCGCGACTGGCTTCTGTTCTGTCGCACGGTTCAACGCATTTATCGAAGGAGGTCTGGCATGGCAGTACGTTCCGGCTTTTTCCTGCACGTCGCGGTGGTCGGCGTCGTGTCGTTGTCTAGCGTCGCGGCGCTCGCGCAGCAGACGGTCGTGAAGATTGGCGTCGCGGTGCCGCTGACGGGCGGTGCGGCCGCGTACGGCAAGGACATCGACAATGGCGTGCGGCTCGCGGTCGACGAGGCGAATGCGCAGCAGATGCGCATCGGCGGCAAGCCGGTGACGTTCGCCGTCGTGTCGCAGGACGACCAGGCGGATCCGCGCGTCGGCGTGCAGGCGGCACAGAACCTGGTCGACGGCGGCGTCGCGGTCGTGATCGGCCACTTCAATTCCGGCACCACGCTGCCCGCATCGCAGATCTACGCGAAGGCCGGCATTCCGATGATCACGCCGTCCGCGACGAATCCGCAGATTACCGAGGGCGGTTTGCAGACCGTGTACCGCGTGATCGCCACCGATTCGCAGAACGCGGGCAACGCGGGCGCATACGCGGCGAAAGTTGCGAACGCGAAACGCATCGCGATCATCGACGACCGCACCGCGTTCGGCCAGGGCGAGGCCGACGAATTCGAGAAGGCGGTGAAAGCGGCGAACGGTACGGTGGTCGGGCGCGAGTACACGAACGACAAGGCCGTCGATTTCAGCGCGCAGCTGACGAAGATCAAGGGGATGAACGCGGACCTGGTGTTCTTCGGCGGGCTCGACGCGCAGGGGGCGATGTTCGTCAAACGGATGCGGCAGCTCGGCATGAAGACTCAGTTTCTCGCGGGCGGCGGCGTGAAGGACGCGACCTTCATCAAGCTTGCCGGCGACGCCGCCGAAGGCGCGATGGTGTGGGAGTACGGCCAGCCGCTCGACACGCTGCCGCAGGGCCGCGCGTTCGAGACGAAGTTCAAGGCGAAGTACGGCACCGACATGCTCGCGTACGCGCCGTTCGCCTACGACGCCGCGTGGGTCGCGATCCACGCGATGCAGCAGGCCGGCTCGGTGCAGCCCGCGACGTTCAACGCCGCGCTGAAATCGACGGACTCGAACAGCATCACCGGACGCATCGCGTTTCGCCCGAACGGCGACCTGAAGAGCCCGAGTTCGACGCTGTATCAGGTGAAGGGAGGCGCGTGGGTGGCGGTCACGACGAAGGCGGGCATCTGACGCATTTAGCCTGTGCCACGTCTATGATGAACAAGTGGCGCCGGTGCAGTCCCGCTTACCGCTTTGCGATTGATTTTTCCGATGGGAAACGATGCATCGGTATTGTCTTGACTGATAAATCAGCCTGCTTGTAAGGGCATTGTGCGGCGTGTATAGTCTGCGAATCGACTTTGTTTCGTATCGGAAATTAAGGAAAAGCTCATGAACGCTTCGACCATCCTCGCCGATCTCGGCATTACCCAAGCGGCGGAAGCGGGCGACATCGCCGTGCATTCGCCGATCACCAGTGCACTCGTCGGCCGCGTGGCGAGCCACAGCGCCACCGACGTCGACGCGACGCTCGCCGCCGCGACGCAGGCATTCGAAACGTGGCGCAACGTCCCGGCGCCGCGCCGCGGCGAACTGGTGCGACTGCTCGGCGAACGTCTGCGCGAGAAGAAGCAGGCGCTCGGCAGCCTGATCACGCTCGAGACCGGCAAGATCCTCCAGGAAGGGCTCGGCGAAGTGCAGGAAATGATCGACATCTGCGATTTCGCGGTTGGTTTGTCGCGTCAGCTGTACGGCCTGACGATCGCATCGGAGCGCCCCGGCCACCGGATGGCCGAATCGTGGCATCCGCTCGGCACCTGCGTCGTGATCTCCGCGTTCAATTTCCCGGCGGCCGTGTGGTCGTGGAACGCGGCGCTCGCGCTGGTGTGCGGCAATGCGGTGATCTGGAAACCGTCCGAGAAGACGCCGCTTACCGCGCTCGCGGTCAACCGCATTCTTGAAGACGCGCTGAAAGCGTTCGGCGACGCGCCGGCCGGCCTGACCGCGCTGGTCATCGGCGGCCGCGACGTCGGCGCGAAGCTGGTTGCCGATCCGCGCGCTTCGCTCGTCAGCGCGACGGGCAGCACGGAAATGGGCCGCACCGTCGGCGTCGAAGTGGCGAAGCGCTTCGGCCGCTCGCTGCTCGAACTCGGCGGCAACAACGCGGGCATCGTCGCACCGACGGCCGATCGCGAACTCGCGCTGCGCGGCATCCTGTTTTCCGCAGTCGGCACCGCAGGCCAGCGCTGCACGTCGCTGCGTCGTCTGTTCGTGCACGACAGCGTGTACGACGACACCGTCGCGCGTCTGAAACAGCTGTACGCGAAGGTGCCGATCGGCAACCCGCTCGAGAAGGGCACGCTGATGGGTCCGCTGATCGACCGTCAATCGTTCGCGCGGATGCAGGAAGCGCTGCAGCAGGCGCAGGCCGAGGGCGGCAAGGTGACAGGCGGCGAACGCGTCGAAGTGAAGGGACACGAAGACGGGTTCTACGTGCGGCCGGCGCTGGTGGAAATGCCGTCGCAAACCGCTGTCGTAC
Encoded here:
- a CDS encoding aldehyde dehydrogenase family protein, which codes for MNASTILADLGITQAAEAGDIAVHSPITSALVGRVASHSATDVDATLAAATQAFETWRNVPAPRRGELVRLLGERLREKKQALGSLITLETGKILQEGLGEVQEMIDICDFAVGLSRQLYGLTIASERPGHRMAESWHPLGTCVVISAFNFPAAVWSWNAALALVCGNAVIWKPSEKTPLTALAVNRILEDALKAFGDAPAGLTALVIGGRDVGAKLVADPRASLVSATGSTEMGRTVGVEVAKRFGRSLLELGGNNAGIVAPTADRELALRGILFSAVGTAGQRCTSLRRLFVHDSVYDDTVARLKQLYAKVPIGNPLEKGTLMGPLIDRQSFARMQEALQQAQAEGGKVTGGERVEVKGHEDGFYVRPALVEMPSQTAVVLKETFAPILYVLRYSDFADAVDANNAAHHGLSSCVFTNDLREAERFLSAAGSDCGIANVNIGPSGAEIGGAFGGEKETGGGRESGSDAWRAYMRRATNTVNYSSALPLAQGIDFNIG
- a CDS encoding FAD-binding and (Fe-S)-binding domain-containing protein, coding for MPYNGTEAVLRALEADLRGTLRGEVRFDASAKALYASDASNYRQVPVGVVVPADVDDLVAALAACRRHDVPFLPRGGGTSQNGQCVNVAVVADASKYVNRVVVVDLVERTAIVEPGVVCDTLRDAAEKHGLTFAPDPATHSRCTLGGMIANNSCGAHSVMAGKTVENVEALEVLTYDGARFWTGPTSDDELERIIAAGGRQGEIYAALKALRDRYADLIRAKFPQIKRRVSGFNLDQLLPENGFNVARALVGTEGTCAVTLQAKVRLVHSPAQRVLVVVGFKDIYTAADAVPHFMRCSPIAIEGLDRAIIRGLQARGLKREEIALLPAGDAWVVLEFGADTHEDALRQARDASAYFASGAAGSGVSTKLVDERAQQAKVWSIRETGASAVSLSVDPARPDPVVGWEDAAVDPLRLGDYLRAFQALVDRYGYETCLYGHFGDGCVHARITFDLRSTEGVATWRRFLREAAELVVEFGGSLSGEHGDGQAKAEFLPIMYGPELMRAMQAFKAIWDPSNRLNPGKVVNAYRVDDNLRMGPAYRPVTWQTKLTFASPEGDGFQRAVERCIGMGKCRSLEGGTMCPSYRGTREEAHSTRGRAHLLWEMLQGDVIEDGWQSREVKDALDTCLACKGCRSDCPTHTDMASYKSEFLAHYYTSHRRPRQAWFMGRIGEWAPVAARFPRATNFLSSAPGFSSLGKWVAGVAQTRALPKFAPRTYRRSVRDVSSTSTRTGNEAEMRKAILWVDTFNDHFSPEIAEAAADVLTRLGWQVVLPKRRLCCGRPLYDFGLLDRARELLATILDDLADDIAAGVPLVGLEPGCLSVFKDELLKQMPTHPLAQQLAAQTFLFSDFVAREPFDWPTLDADVVVHGHCHQKALFGMQGDTALLTRLGVKWRLLDTGCCGMAGSFGFDARHRELSDRIGEDALFPALREAGRDVVVLTNGFSCREQIEQGTGRHALHIAQLAQRALEGAKA
- a CDS encoding helix-turn-helix domain-containing protein; the encoded protein is MDTHITKPNEPSTADLGRRVRAARLAHDLTLETASRLCGVSRSTLSKVENGLMSPTFDVLQKIVLGLKIDLGELFGSTPKVSAGGRRALTRKDAGQRHAYRGYQMELLATDLAHKAMLPFRIRISAHTLDAFDDWGRHEGEEFLYVISGTVCLYSELYAPTHLNAGDSIYFDSRTGHAAVSTSDEDAEVLWMATSADLPQPGNEPAKK
- a CDS encoding DUF1338 domain-containing protein; amino-acid sequence: MRTVRNANVECLLSTLIGADKTATLFATLNHPSVLNEWEDGVVTRAELAQAMNMALFEDLLARSPNGRAYTQDAIAVGGGVYFDHGALRTVRWAHSGALPPGEAAFARILRPLGFRINGRYPLDRLGMTGRAWAHDDAPDEIAQFFVSELHPERFSDAFQSAVTNVVGTSRDPLTSAAVTQLWELERDGVLSLDAAHALLPVIVGAFARQHDVPSEADYAVLLAESAEMAWIATEGNAFNHATDRVSDVFALADEEKAKGRPMKPEVERSRSGRVFQTAYRADIVRREFRAADGSRVTRDVPGSFYEFITRKRTFDQDTRRWETDLRFDAGNAQGIFRMTASAAA
- a CDS encoding branched-chain amino acid ABC transporter substrate-binding protein codes for the protein MAVRSGFFLHVAVVGVVSLSSVAALAQQTVVKIGVAVPLTGGAAAYGKDIDNGVRLAVDEANAQQMRIGGKPVTFAVVSQDDQADPRVGVQAAQNLVDGGVAVVIGHFNSGTTLPASQIYAKAGIPMITPSATNPQITEGGLQTVYRVIATDSQNAGNAGAYAAKVANAKRIAIIDDRTAFGQGEADEFEKAVKAANGTVVGREYTNDKAVDFSAQLTKIKGMNADLVFFGGLDAQGAMFVKRMRQLGMKTQFLAGGGVKDATFIKLAGDAAEGAMVWEYGQPLDTLPQGRAFETKFKAKYGTDMLAYAPFAYDAAWVAIHAMQQAGSVQPATFNAALKSTDSNSITGRIAFRPNGDLKSPSSTLYQVKGGAWVAVTTKAGI